The region ccctgcgacggaaagcagttgaagccggccaaaatcagctttcgattataccgatttggccaggtttaggagaaggccggccatctcccgatttgtgtcggaagatgaccggcCTTCTCcatcgaaaataagcaggactaGTGTCTGCacgtgcccaacacacgccaaaatgcagttaccgcccggctaccgcgtggcccttgcagtaatttcatttttagcgcacactcaaaaaaataatttttattttcggatgcgtgtaCTGGACGCACGCAAAGCAGTagggtaccaaaggcgggacgggggcgtggttaagagatggccgcctttatttttaggaccaagcctcaaaaaagtgcccctactgaccagatgaccaccggagggaatcagggatcacctccccttactcccccagtggtcaccaaccccctcccactcaaaaaaaaaaaacctaaacatttttgtgccagcctgaaatgtcatacccacctccatcacagcactatgcaggtccctggagcagtttttagtgggtactgcagtgcacttcaggcaggcggacccaggcccatcccccccacctgctacacttgtggtggtaaatgggagccctcccaaacccacccgaaacccactgtacccgcatgtaggtgccccccgttactctttaagggctatggtagtgttgtacagttgtgggtagtgggtttggggtttttgggggggctcagcacacaaggtaagggagctatgcacctgggatcaatatgtgaagtccactgcagtgccccctagggtgcccggttggtgtcctggcatacgAGGGGGACCAATgctctacgaatgctggctcctcccacgaccaaatggcttggatttggccgggtttgagatggccgccattagtttccattatcggcaaaaaccaatggcggccatctctaacgccggcgatctctaagtgCGGCCCAAATTGTTTAGATTTGGTCGGCCCtgattgtattatcgaaacgaaagatggccggccattttgtttcaataatacggtcaggtatgtcgctttacggggccggccttagagacggccgcccatatagatggccggccccgttcgatcaTGCCCTtctatgtggtttagtaaaagggtccctacgtgacttgcccagggtcacaaggaggtgcagtgagAATtgggttttcagcccactgcattaaccataaGGGATTCTCTTccgcctgagacaatggagggtgaagtgccCAAGGTTCTGAAGAACATCAGTGGCagatgtgggatttgaaccccagATCTTTGTTTTTCAGCTGTCTGCATTTTAACCTCGGGAGTTTATGACGCTGTGTGTTATgtcctctttcttttctgaagaGCATATTAACTCTTCTTTTGCCTGTGACAGGAGATCTATACAAATAACGACATAGAACACTCCGTCACAATTAAGACGCGCAAATACAGCGGGAGTTATTGCATGTCTGCAAGAACAACATATACCGAACTGAAGACCTTTCGGAGTGCATATTCCAAACCGCTGTGTTTGGTACTGGATGAAAGTAAGTGATGTTGGAAATCCAGAGTTCACTTGGCAtctacaggcagatgatcaaaagcaaacgccggcgttTGCTCCCACCCCATGATCGgagccctcgagcgtgtgaaacaacgcgctcgagggctcttagcgcaagtagcatgcaaatagaTGCTAATCAGTtcttaatgcattcatccccaGTGATCAGTGTCCAGTGCGCCAAAggttgggtcgctggctgcgacaaaccctacgccagcgttagggtttgcagatcattggggaggaatggtgagccctgtccagcatgcatttgcattctgccgtagtggaacaaaacaaaaacgtccagggctatacgttggacgttttggtctagacttattttattaaccgataagccacaaaaaagtgctgtaaaggaccactgcaggaataaggCAGTGACACCcctttactccttcagtggtcactgaccccctctcaccctgcaaagatgtaaatgaaacagtacatatcagcctgtatggcagcttcagatgttatgggcagtcctattagaacaacaagcaggttcctggagtggcctagtggttggcgcagtacactgtagagaaggggacccaggctcataatcCATTCTAACTAATACACTTGTGGTAAAAACTgtcagccccccccaaaacccatatataggtgacacctgcagccataagggctattgtagtggtataatTGGGTGCAAGAGGTTTTTCGTGgggttgaagggctcaccatacaatgtaagggggtaacagtgagctgtgtgcctgggaccttttatgtgaagtccactgcagtgccccctgggtagggttaccatattttgtcccccaaaaaggaggacacatgccctgccccacccctttcacgctCTCGCTCcgtcccctgtcacatttcccctcccccccagtcacaccccctccccgtcaccccctccccttaccttactactgccctggtggtctagtgacctcttccgccttcggggcaggaaagagccccctctttcctgcccggagcgctgccctacatgcatccttcctgttggtgatctcggcgccgattcaaaatggccgccaggagttgaagtctcacgaggtcacatcaactctcggtggccattttgaatcggcgccgagatcagcaacaggaaggaagcatgcagggcagcgctccgggcaggaaagagggggctctttcctgccccgaaggcggaagaggtcactagaccaccagggcagtagtaagtcaaaacgaggacatgtccgggtaaatctggacgtatggtaaccctacccctgggatgcctgtgtggccagtctactaggaaagctgggtGATTCTACGTCTTAATGGCTcgatttttgtgtgttttacacttggacttttctttttttaaaaggtccaaaaagatagatgtacgaAGCACAACAACatttaggaaatggtcatttccaaagaaaaaagatatatgattttctagtttgaaaatggtcattttcactgctTGATTTCTGGATGtattcagcaaaacgtccaaagtcagatttagaagTCATATTGGAAATGCCCCTCCGCGTAACTttctaagtctatgtgctttgaaaacgagcaccgtaagttactgacattttagcgttactacctagcgatttttgcgCGTTAAAAGTGTTTGAGCTAAagcacagtaaaataacgtcattCAAACCAGACAATTAACAGCgtttcagaattttgcagtcactgtgaatgctcaaagcgtccacccccagctttaaaaCAGGCACTTATCACCTTTcctccaaaagtttgttcatggGGTGTCTGGATTCTCATTTTGTTGCTACCAGCACCTTGCCCGTGATTGCTGTTCCGTAAAATTTCACGTTGAGattccaagcggttgctgagaaaacagcaaaaaaaaccaactctagggcagtgattctcaaaccaGTACCTAGAGGCACCCCGGccggccaggttttcaggatatccacaatgaatattcatgcgagagatttgcatgcagatctctctcatgaatattcattgtggatatcctgaaaacctgacgcctccaggatcaggtttgggaaccactgctctagggggttacttttttttttttttttttttgcctcaccctgtataagtgcacaatcaaacatataaacggaaagtgaccgtactcactcgcaaatgcgcagtagagaccttctctgccccgcccccacgtcaatacgtgatgacgggggcggaacacagagggtctgtactgcgcattgctgagggagggacaccgccgtctaacgctccccccacccgagtcgccgccgccacccaccttctacccggtcgggccctcgctccactattgaaacagcgagggtccgggaacgcagcactgagctctgctgagctgccgacatcgcccttccttcttcttctctgcctctgtcccgccctcgacgacgttacgtcacacgagggcgggacaggcagctgcaggcagagaagaagaacgaaggctgacgtcggcagctcagcagagctcagtgctgcgttcccggaccctcgctgtttcaatagcggagcgagggcccggccgggtggaaggtgggtggtgacggctcggtggtggGGGCGCgaacttggagggggaggggcagcggcgaactcggcggtgggggcgggcctttcaacccccccttcctataatagcccgtttttacgggctcaaagtctagtttaAGAATAAATATGATGAATTATCCTGTTGCTGTTTTTGTATGCAGAGATCAGGTGGGAAGTTCCCGTTCTGATGAGCGTCGTGCTGGTGTCGCTGCTTTCCCTTCTTACTGTCTTGGTTTTTCTGTACTTCTACATCTATAAGGCAGGTGGAGTAAGAACGCCCACAGCTCTGGTATGTATTTAATGGagcagtgccggggggggggggggggggggggggggaagggtgggaacTGTCACTTTGtggttctgtttttgttttgttttttttatatagttaTTTACAAAAATGTGCAGTGCACTGATCATCAGAAATCCCTTAGTCTAGGCAGattacaaaggggtcctttttcaaagccACGGGAGGGGTAGCGTACGAGTAGCCCGCACCCAATTGGCATTACTGCTGGGGTGGCATGTGCGCATGACAGTAATTCGAATTTTGGtgaatcctgcggtagaaaatgattttctaccatgggggcgtgctgcatggttaccacgtgggtagcgcgtgagcccttgccgctaggtgaatgggtggcgggaggggctcaggccataaatggagtggaggagtggcctagtggttagggtggtggactttggtcctgaggaactgagtttgattcccacttcaggcacaggcagctccttgtgactctgggcaagtcacttaaccctccattgccccatgtaagccgcattgagcctgccatgaatgggaaagcgcggggtacaaatgcaacaaaaataaaatagatactattggagattctacctggaatgttgctactattggagattctacatggaatgttgctattccactagcaacattccatgtagagggctgtgcaggcttctgtttctgtgagtctgacgtcctgcgcggccacattggtgatctgcaagggccgatttctacatggaatgttgctattcgcaacattccatgtagaatctcaaatagtagcaacagtggaggagtggcctagtggttagggtggtggactttggtcctgaggaactgacttcgattcccgcttcaggcacaggcagctccttgtgactctgggcaagtcacttaaccctccattgccccatgtaagccgcattgaacctgccatgagtgggaaagcgcggggtacaaatgtaaccaaaaaaaaaaaaaataggcggacgctagttttaatattagcgcaggcccgttaaaaaatagcctttttcccagctgcagtaaaaaaaattggCCCAGCACACAACTAAAAGACGCTCCCATGctactgcaggccacgttttaccgtggctttgaaaaaggaccccagAACACTGAAAACTACATATAAATGAGGCAAAAACATTTCAAAAAGTTACattaaaagaatttttaaaaaaaatttctatgaGCTTACTTCATTGAGATTTCAAGAAAAAACAATGTACAGCTGAAGAGAGGCAAAAGAATACAATACTCAGAGTCTACCAATCAAACAGACACACTCAAGCTAACTTTTAACCCTTCTTTGATTTCTTATATCCCTCCATTAGGATTTTACAAACATCAGAACTGCCCCTCACAAGCCACCGCAAGAATACAAGGGGTCCATATTGGAGGACTGTGTTGTTTGCACAGTTGAGCAATGCATTTTCCTGGCTCCATCATtgctggaggaggaggatagtGAGGAAGATGGAGGCACCTATGGAGAGTACACAGAAAGACGCCAAGTCGGACTTTCCCAAGAATGCACCGAGAACGAGGCAGACTCTCAAGGACACCTGTCTTCTGCCTCAGACTCTGATGCAAGATACTCTGAAGACTTAAAAGACTTGGGGTTTCCCTGTTTTGCGTTGAGGGACAGGATCCAAGAGGGGTCTTGTCCATTTCCGGAAAGCAGAGAGTTGCCCATTTCAGACCCGGGTGACCTGAGAGATCCCGGCAGCTGCCAACGCAAAGAGGAGCCTTTGACTTTTGGAGACTCTTTACTACCCAACAGGTCTCCAGATTGGTCCCAGCTGCCGACTGGGTTTCATAGCTTTATTATGCCACCCGCTGCGCAGTGCGTCCCTGCAGCAGGCGGGCGTGAAACGCAGCAGCCACCATGCCTCAGAAGAACAGCCCTTCTCGAGCACGAGACAGATGAGGGGCTTCCTGATATATGTGAGGGAATTTGCCTTCAGTCATTACAGCTGGCAGAAGACGGTGGTCAAACGTGTTCTTCCAGCTGTGAGAATAGGGCTGAGCTAGTGGAGGACACCGCAGAGCTGACCCAGCCAATAGTATTGGGTGGAAGCTCCGAGGAAGAGTCAAGAGCAGAAGATATCCATGTGGCCCTCAAAGCAGAAGTCAGTCAGAACGGCGTAGGCCAAAGAGGTGGGCATTATATATCGAGAATTGGATGACCGATACGGGCTCAGAGTCACAGAAGGAGTGGACGTATCCAAGGTGCAGTGACAATGTCCTGGACGTTTCTTAATGCCTAAATATTATTCCTAAATATTACTGGAAGGTGGAATTCTGTATGCTATGTTAGCAATTGACATACTTGTATATCAactatttataaaatatttatttttctaaagaCGATTACAGCATTATTGTAATTCTGAATTCTGAGTGTATCCAATCGCACGTTCCCCATCACTGGGACACGTTTAGGGTATCTTTTGAGGTCTGCTTGGTCTGGGTTATCCCCAGCCACTTGTCTGTGTGAGAAGCAAATTATTACTGCTTACGACTAGGCAGAAAAACCACCCGCTAATAGCTCTACGCAAATCATTGGTGAGAGTTCACCTGGAGTATCCTGCCCAAATCTGGAAGCCGCATCTCCCAAAAGATGTAAATCAGTTAGAAACAGAGTCGGCATCATAAGCTAACAGAAATAAGAATTAGGCCTAAATTTCTCATTCCCAAAGGACCCGTGGGATATGATAGAGAAATTAATTTTagggttggcatagaggctggtaaaaaagtattttaaaactttttttttttaatggtgggagggggttagtgaccactggaggaataaggggaggtcatccccgattccctccggtggtcatctggtcagttcgggcaactttttgaggcttggtcgtgaaaaaaaaatttaccaagtaaagccggccaagtgcttgtcagggacacccttcttatttctattatcggccgaggatgaccatctcctaatcacgccccagtccctccttcgctaccccgctgacaccccccccccccccccgtgaactttggtcgtccccgtgacggaaagcagtcgagggtgtccaaaaatcggcttttgattatgccgatttggacgaccttgcgagaaggacgcccatctcccgatttgtgttgaaagatgggcccccttctcgttcgaaaataagcctgatagtaacatagtagatgacggtagagaaagacctgtacggtccatccagtctgcccaacaagataaactcatatgtgctacttcatgtgtatacctgaccttgatttgccattttcagggcacagaccatagaa is a window of Microcaecilia unicolor chromosome 11, aMicUni1.1, whole genome shotgun sequence DNA encoding:
- the IFNLR1 gene encoding interferon lambda receptor 1, with the translated sequence MSSSGCFACLLLAFLQRLDACALSFCSPALQDHLPQLQPPQNVTLFSRNFRVFLSWVPVDGYPPDVMYTVGRCNENKWELVCANITGTECEVTCTDTRDKYEACVRASSQGLVSSWKEAKRFDYAEDMELGPPNLQVNQTDTELTIGATVHSPDCKQMRFLNLKYDLSWWQAGTNDHEIYTNNDIEHSVTIKTRKYSGSYCMSARTTYTELKTFRSAYSKPLCLVLDEKIRWEVPVLMSVVLVSLLSLLTVLVFLYFYIYKAGGVRTPTALDFTNIRTAPHKPPQEYKGSILEDCVVCTVEQCIFLAPSLLEEEDSEEDGGTYGEYTERRQVGLSQECTENEADSQGHLSSASDSDARYSEDLKDLGFPCFALRDRIQEGSCPFPESRELPISDPGDLRDPGSCQRKEEPLTFGDSLLPNRSPDWSQLPTGFHSFIMPPAAQCVPAAGGRETQQPPCLRRTALLEHETDEGLPDICEGICLQSLQLAEDGGQTCSSSCENRAELVEDTAELTQPIVLGGSSEEESRAEDIHVALKAEVSQNGVGQRGGHYISRIG